A single region of the Mycobacterium lentiflavum genome encodes:
- a CDS encoding PfkB family carbohydrate kinase, producing the protein MARVCVVGSVNIDITCDVAALPRPGETVLASSLSYAPGGKGGNQAVAAARAGAHVQFVGALGDDAAAAGLRGHLVANGVGLDATVAVPGPSGTAIIVVDTSAENTIVVAPGANGQLTLSTTATRVITDSDVLLTQLEIPIATAVAAAREAKAAGAVVIVNASPCQQVRTALAELGDLADVVIANESETEELPWRPHHLVTTLGARGAHYVSPDDELWVPAPTVHPVDTTGAGDVFAGVLAASWPRDPGRRAERLAALERACTAAALSTTVPGAGDCAPDANAIDAAMPGPT; encoded by the coding sequence ATGGCTCGGGTCTGTGTGGTGGGCAGCGTGAACATTGACATCACCTGCGACGTCGCCGCGCTTCCCCGCCCGGGCGAGACGGTGCTCGCGTCATCGCTCAGTTACGCACCCGGCGGCAAAGGCGGCAACCAGGCCGTGGCCGCGGCACGCGCGGGCGCGCACGTGCAATTCGTCGGGGCGCTCGGCGACGACGCCGCGGCCGCAGGCTTGCGGGGGCATCTGGTGGCCAACGGCGTTGGGCTGGACGCGACGGTGGCCGTCCCCGGTCCCAGTGGCACGGCGATCATCGTGGTGGATACCAGCGCCGAGAACACCATCGTGGTGGCGCCGGGTGCCAACGGACAGCTCACCCTGAGCACGACGGCCACCCGGGTGATCACCGACAGCGATGTGTTGTTGACCCAGTTGGAGATCCCGATCGCCACCGCGGTGGCCGCGGCGCGCGAAGCCAAGGCGGCGGGAGCGGTCGTCATCGTCAACGCGTCGCCGTGCCAACAGGTGCGAACCGCACTCGCCGAACTGGGGGATCTCGCGGACGTGGTGATCGCCAACGAAAGCGAAACCGAGGAGTTACCTTGGCGGCCACATCATTTGGTGACAACCCTCGGTGCCCGCGGCGCCCACTATGTCAGCCCCGACGACGAGCTCTGGGTACCCGCGCCCACGGTCCACCCGGTGGACACCACCGGTGCCGGTGACGTGTTTGCCGGAGTGCTGGCAGCGAGCTGGCCGCGCGACCCGGGTCGGCGGGCCGAGCGATTGGCTGCGTTGGAGCGGGCCTGTACCGCGGCCGCGCTGTCGACAACTGTGCCGGGGGCCGGTGACTGCGCGCCGGATGCCAACGCCATTGACGCGGCAATGCCCGGGCCCACGTGA
- a CDS encoding AAA family ATPase has translation MSVPARPTPLFADISDVSRRLAETGYLPDTATATAVFLADRLGKPLLVEGPAGVGKTELARAIAQATGSGLVRLQCYEGVDEARALYEWNHAKQILRIQAGSGDWDQTKDDVFSEEFLLQRPLLTAIRRTEPTVLLIDETDKADIEIEGLLLEVLSDFAVTVPELGTITAERTPLVVLTSNATRELSEALKRRCLFLHIDFPTPDLERRILLSRVPELPAHLAEELVRIIGVLRGMQLKKVPSIAETIDWGRTLLALGLDTIDDAVVAQTLGVVLKHQSDQQRAAGELRLN, from the coding sequence GTGAGCGTGCCCGCCCGGCCCACCCCGCTGTTCGCGGACATCAGCGACGTCTCGCGACGGTTGGCCGAGACTGGTTATCTGCCCGACACGGCCACCGCGACCGCCGTGTTCCTCGCCGATCGGCTGGGCAAGCCGCTGCTGGTCGAGGGTCCCGCCGGCGTGGGCAAGACCGAGCTGGCGCGCGCCATCGCGCAGGCCACCGGCTCGGGTCTGGTTCGGCTGCAGTGCTACGAGGGCGTCGACGAGGCTCGCGCACTCTACGAGTGGAACCACGCCAAGCAGATCCTCCGTATTCAGGCCGGCTCGGGCGACTGGGACCAGACCAAGGACGACGTGTTCAGCGAGGAGTTCTTGCTGCAGCGTCCGCTGCTGACGGCGATCCGGCGCACCGAGCCGACGGTGCTGCTGATCGACGAAACCGACAAGGCCGACATCGAAATCGAGGGTCTGCTGCTCGAGGTGCTCTCCGATTTCGCGGTGACCGTCCCGGAGCTGGGCACGATCACCGCCGAGCGAACGCCGCTGGTGGTGCTGACGTCCAACGCCACCCGCGAGCTGTCCGAGGCGCTCAAGCGTCGCTGCCTGTTCCTGCACATCGACTTCCCCACGCCCGACCTGGAACGGCGCATCCTGTTGTCCCGGGTTCCCGAGTTGCCCGCGCATCTCGCCGAGGAGTTGGTGCGCATCATCGGCGTCCTGCGCGGCATGCAGCTCAAGAAGGTGCCGTCCATCGCCGAGACCATCGACTGGGGCCGCACGCTGCTGGCGCTGGGGCTGGACACCATTGACGACGCGGTGGTAGCCCAGACGCTCGGCGTGGTCCTCAAACACCAATCCGACCAGCAACGCGCGGCCGGGGAACTGAGGCTCAATTAA
- a CDS encoding methyltransferase family protein, whose protein sequence is MNGVAVVALALFAVFGVFGFGWRSWLQHRRTGSTGFRRIRGGVTEWVAGAGFAVALAVAASAPILQLCHVVAPLRALTAGWIQYVGIVVAILGIAATVYAQLEMGDSWRIGVDERETTTLVHTGVFRQVRNPIYTAMFTFGFGVTLATPNVVAFAGFILLVATVELQVRRVEEPHLLRAHRDAYRAYAATVGRFVPGVGLIR, encoded by the coding sequence ATGAACGGCGTCGCCGTCGTCGCCCTGGCACTCTTTGCCGTTTTCGGGGTTTTCGGATTCGGTTGGCGCAGTTGGTTACAGCATCGCCGCACGGGATCTACCGGCTTTCGCCGCATCCGCGGCGGGGTGACGGAATGGGTCGCGGGCGCGGGCTTTGCCGTCGCACTGGCGGTAGCGGCGAGCGCGCCGATCCTGCAGCTTTGCCACGTGGTTGCGCCGTTGCGTGCACTGACCGCCGGATGGATCCAGTACGTCGGGATCGTGGTCGCGATCCTGGGCATCGCCGCGACCGTATACGCGCAACTCGAGATGGGTGATTCCTGGCGGATCGGGGTGGACGAACGCGAAACCACGACCTTGGTACACACCGGTGTGTTCAGGCAGGTGCGCAACCCGATCTACACCGCCATGTTCACGTTCGGCTTCGGGGTCACGCTGGCGACGCCGAATGTCGTTGCTTTTGCCGGCTTTATCCTGCTCGTCGCAACCGTCGAGCTACAGGTCCGCCGTGTGGAGGAGCCGCACTTGCTGCGCGCCCACCGTGACGCGTACCGGGCCTATGCGGCCACCGTCGGCCGCTTCGTCCCGGGCGTCGGCCTGATTCGTTAG
- a CDS encoding NAD(+) synthase yields MDFYNSYRHGFVRVAACTHHTTIGDPAANAASVLRLAAQCHDEGVALAVFPELTLSGYSIEDIVLQDLLLDDVETALADIVAASSDLLPILVVGAPLRYRQRIYNTAVVIHRGVVLGVAPKSYLPTYREFYEHRQIAPGDDEHGIIRIGDIEAPFGPDLLFAASDYPDFVLHVEICEDMFVPIPPSAQAALAGATVLANLSGSPITIGRAEDRRLLARSASSRCLAAYVYAAAGEGESTTDLAWDGQTMIFENGVLLAESERFPKGERRSVADVDTGLLRSERLRIGTFDDNRRHHRPLSDSFRLIEFQLDPPVGDIGLRRTIERFPFVPADPQRLQQDCYEAYNIQVSGLEQRLRALNYPKVVIGISGGLDSTHALIVAARAMDRENRPRGDILAFTLPGFATGERTKRNAIELCRALGVTFAEIDIRDTAALMLKEMDHPFSRGEKVYDVTFENVQAGLRTDYLFRLANQRGGIVLGTGDLSELGLGWSTYGVGDQMSHYNVNAGVPKTLIQHLIRWVIRSGEFESEVDEVLQSVLDTEITPELVPTGEEEELQSSEAKIGPYALQDFSLFHVLRYGFRPSKIAFLAWHAWTDPERGNWPPGFPEDKRPSYQLKEIRHWLQVFVQRFYSFSQFKRSALPNGPKVSHGGALSPRGDWRAPSDMSGRIWLEEIDREVPED; encoded by the coding sequence ATGGACTTTTACAACAGCTACCGCCACGGATTTGTCCGGGTTGCCGCGTGCACGCACCACACGACGATCGGCGACCCGGCGGCCAACGCGGCCTCGGTGCTGCGGCTGGCAGCCCAGTGTCACGACGAGGGTGTCGCGCTGGCCGTCTTCCCGGAACTGACGCTGTCCGGGTACTCCATCGAGGACATCGTCCTACAGGACCTATTGCTTGACGATGTCGAAACAGCGCTGGCCGACATCGTCGCCGCATCCAGCGACCTGCTGCCGATCTTGGTGGTCGGCGCTCCGCTGCGCTATCGGCAGCGCATCTACAACACCGCCGTCGTCATCCACCGCGGCGTGGTGCTCGGGGTGGCGCCCAAGTCCTACCTGCCCACCTACCGCGAGTTCTACGAGCACCGCCAGATCGCGCCCGGCGACGACGAGCACGGCATCATCCGGATCGGCGACATCGAGGCGCCGTTTGGGCCCGATCTGCTCTTCGCGGCCTCCGACTATCCCGATTTCGTCCTGCACGTCGAAATCTGCGAGGACATGTTCGTGCCGATTCCGCCCAGCGCGCAAGCGGCGCTGGCTGGAGCGACGGTGCTGGCCAACCTGTCCGGCAGCCCGATCACGATCGGGCGGGCCGAGGACCGTCGGCTGCTGGCTCGCTCGGCGTCGTCGCGATGCCTGGCCGCCTACGTTTACGCTGCCGCGGGCGAGGGCGAATCGACGACCGACCTGGCCTGGGACGGGCAGACGATGATCTTCGAAAACGGGGTGCTGCTGGCCGAATCCGAGCGGTTCCCCAAGGGGGAGCGGCGGTCGGTGGCGGACGTCGACACCGGGCTGCTGCGCTCGGAGCGGCTGCGCATAGGCACTTTCGACGACAACCGGCGCCATCACCGGCCGTTGTCGGACTCGTTCCGGCTCATCGAGTTTCAGCTGGACCCGCCCGTGGGCGACATCGGGCTGAGGCGAACGATCGAGCGTTTCCCATTCGTTCCCGCCGATCCGCAACGGCTGCAACAGGATTGCTACGAGGCCTACAACATCCAGGTCTCGGGCCTCGAACAGCGGCTGCGCGCGCTGAACTATCCCAAGGTCGTCATCGGGATTTCCGGTGGGCTGGATTCGACGCACGCGCTGATTGTCGCCGCGCGGGCGATGGACCGCGAAAACCGGCCGCGCGGCGATATTCTGGCGTTCACCCTGCCGGGGTTTGCGACGGGTGAGCGCACCAAACGCAACGCGATCGAGCTGTGCCGCGCGCTCGGCGTGACTTTCGCCGAGATCGACATCCGCGATACCGCGGCACTGATGCTCAAGGAGATGGATCATCCGTTCTCCCGCGGCGAGAAAGTCTACGACGTCACATTCGAAAACGTCCAGGCCGGATTGCGCACCGACTACCTGTTCCGGCTAGCCAATCAGCGTGGCGGGATCGTGCTGGGCACCGGAGATCTCTCCGAGCTCGGCCTGGGCTGGTCGACCTATGGCGTCGGCGACCAGATGTCGCACTACAACGTCAACGCGGGCGTGCCCAAAACACTGATCCAGCATCTGATCCGCTGGGTCATCAGGTCGGGGGAGTTCGAGTCCGAGGTCGACGAGGTGCTGCAGTCGGTGCTCGACACCGAGATAACTCCTGAACTCGTCCCCACCGGCGAGGAAGAAGAACTGCAGAGCAGCGAGGCCAAGATCGGACCCTATGCGCTGCAAGACTTTTCGCTGTTCCACGTACTACGCTACGGGTTCCGGCCGTCGAAGATCGCGTTCCTGGCCTGGCACGCCTGGACCGACCCCGAGCGGGGCAACTGGCCGCCCGGATTCCCCGAAGACAAGCGACCGTCCTATCAGCTCAAGGAGATCCGGCACTGGCTGCAGGTTTTCGTGCAGCGGTTCTACTCATTCAGTCAGTTCAAACGCTCGGCATTGCCCAACGGCCCCAAGGTGTCCCACGGCGGCGCGCTGTCGCCGCGCGGAGACTGGCGCGCCCCGTCGGACATGTCCGGGCGCATCTGGCTCGAGGAAATCGACCGAGAGGTGCCCGAGGACTAG
- a CDS encoding adenylate/guanylate cyclase domain-containing protein produces MTSSELTDAESATESIPANEAVTQEGASHTSRRFRRRRFLRVGIQSKLLMTLLICSIFSVAVVGLIGALTGRSALRQVESERLTELRESQKRQLDSLFKQMTNSLIVYSGGFSVVQALEAFTAGFNQLGNATITPAQQQSLVNYYDNQMIKPIKRITGDTIDINAVMPSSNAQKYLQANYTAPPRTGADGLPVTDAGDGSAWSAANARFDFYMRGIVTRFDYRDVLLLDNGGNVVYSVAKGPDLGTNIFTGPYRESNLRDAYQKALRSNDVDFVWITDFQTYQPALDAPTGWVVSPIGMNGKIDGVMAWPLPTPKINRIMTADKQWEAAGMGPSTESYLVGSDGLMRSDSRLFLEDPEEYRKEAIAAGTPPDVVNRAIQLGTTILVQPAETSGFRASQRGQTGTVTGTDYTGNNEMEAYTPLNLPNSDLHWSILVTRDDSDAFARLGKFSQTLVVGVASMIFVVCVASMLLAQIMLRPVRRLQAGTQKISSGDYEVSIPVTSRDEIGDLTQAFNEMSRNLAIKDELLNEQRKENNRLLLALMPESVAQRYREGQETIAQKHQDVAIIFADIVGLDEISIDLSGDELVGIVDELFRQFDSAAEALGVERIRTFHNGYLASCGVVTPRLDSIYRSLDFALEMRQIIDRFNSQTSHELKLRVGINTGNVTSGLVGRSSLVYDMWGGAVSLAYQMHSGAPQPGIYVTSSVYEAMRDVRQFTPAGTISVGGQDQAIYRLSER; encoded by the coding sequence GTGACATCGAGTGAGCTGACCGACGCCGAATCGGCCACCGAATCCATCCCGGCCAACGAGGCAGTGACCCAGGAGGGTGCGTCTCACACGAGTCGCAGGTTTCGGCGCCGGCGTTTCTTGCGGGTTGGCATCCAGTCCAAGCTGTTGATGACGCTGTTGATTTGCAGCATCTTTTCGGTGGCGGTCGTCGGCCTGATCGGGGCCCTCACCGGCCGCAGCGCGCTACGGCAAGTCGAGTCGGAACGGCTGACCGAGTTGCGCGAGTCCCAGAAGCGGCAACTGGATTCGCTGTTCAAGCAGATGACGAACTCGCTCATCGTCTACAGCGGCGGTTTCAGCGTTGTCCAGGCCCTGGAAGCTTTCACCGCCGGCTTCAACCAGTTGGGCAACGCGACAATCACCCCCGCGCAGCAACAGTCGCTCGTCAACTACTACGACAACCAGATGATCAAACCGATCAAACGCATTACCGGCGACACGATCGACATCAATGCCGTGATGCCGAGTTCCAATGCGCAGAAATACCTTCAGGCGAACTACACCGCGCCGCCCAGGACCGGTGCTGACGGGTTGCCCGTCACGGACGCGGGCGACGGCAGCGCCTGGTCGGCGGCTAACGCCCGATTCGACTTCTACATGCGCGGCATCGTCACCCGCTTCGACTATCGAGACGTGCTGTTGCTCGACAACGGCGGCAATGTCGTCTACTCCGTGGCCAAGGGTCCCGACCTGGGTACCAACATCTTCACCGGCCCCTATCGCGAATCCAACTTGCGCGATGCCTACCAAAAAGCCTTGCGGTCCAACGATGTCGATTTCGTCTGGATCACCGACTTCCAGACGTATCAACCGGCGCTGGATGCTCCCACCGGTTGGGTGGTGTCGCCGATCGGCATGAACGGCAAGATCGACGGCGTAATGGCTTGGCCGCTGCCAACTCCGAAGATCAACCGGATCATGACTGCGGACAAACAATGGGAAGCCGCCGGCATGGGGCCGTCGACCGAATCTTACTTGGTGGGTTCCGACGGCCTGATGCGCTCCGATTCCCGACTATTCCTCGAGGATCCGGAGGAATATCGCAAGGAAGCCATCGCGGCCGGAACTCCGCCCGACGTGGTGAACAGGGCGATTCAGTTGGGGACGACGATTCTGGTGCAGCCGGCCGAAACGTCAGGCTTTCGGGCGTCCCAACGCGGGCAGACCGGAACCGTCACCGGCACCGACTACACGGGCAATAACGAGATGGAAGCCTATACCCCATTGAACTTGCCGAATTCCGATCTGCACTGGTCGATTTTGGTGACGCGCGACGACTCGGATGCCTTTGCGCGGCTCGGCAAATTCAGCCAAACGCTGGTCGTAGGCGTCGCATCAATGATCTTCGTCGTGTGTGTCGCCTCGATGCTGCTTGCCCAGATCATGCTGCGACCCGTGCGGCGGCTACAGGCCGGTACCCAGAAGATCAGCTCCGGAGACTACGAGGTCAGCATCCCGGTCACATCGCGCGACGAAATCGGCGACCTCACCCAGGCTTTCAACGAGATGAGCCGGAACCTGGCGATCAAGGACGAGCTGCTCAACGAGCAACGCAAAGAGAACAATCGCCTTCTGCTGGCACTGATGCCCGAGTCGGTGGCGCAACGCTATCGCGAAGGTCAGGAGACCATCGCCCAGAAGCACCAGGACGTCGCCATCATCTTCGCCGATATCGTTGGCCTGGACGAGATTTCGATCGATCTATCCGGCGACGAACTGGTGGGCATCGTCGACGAACTATTCCGCCAGTTCGATTCTGCGGCCGAAGCCCTCGGCGTCGAACGGATTCGCACCTTCCACAACGGCTACCTCGCCAGCTGCGGGGTCGTGACGCCGCGACTGGACAGCATTTATCGAAGCCTTGACTTCGCCTTGGAGATGCGGCAGATCATCGATCGATTCAACAGCCAGACCTCACACGAACTGAAGCTGCGGGTCGGCATCAACACTGGCAACGTGACCAGCGGACTGGTGGGACGATCAAGTCTCGTCTACGACATGTGGGGCGGCGCGGTAAGCCTGGCCTACCAAATGCACAGTGGTGCACCGCAACCCGGCATCTACGTCACCTCCAGTGTGTACGAGGCGATGCGGGATGTCCGGCAGTTCACGCCGGCGGGCACGATCTCGGTCGGTGGACAAGATCAGGCGATCTATCGGCTTTCGGAGCGGTAA
- a CDS encoding cysteine hydrolase family protein, whose amino-acid sequence MSDTAVLVVDMMNSYQHPDAELLIPNVDKIIDPLTDLVRRARESDDVALIYVNDNYGDFTAEFADIVDSACHGARPDLVEPIVPAKGSRLMTKVRHSAFYSTSLAYLLNRLGTERLVLTGQVTEQCILYSALDAYVRHFQVVIPTDAVAHIDEELGAAACKMMERNMSADLTTAANCLK is encoded by the coding sequence ATGAGTGATACCGCAGTCTTGGTGGTCGACATGATGAACAGCTATCAGCATCCCGACGCTGAACTACTGATACCCAACGTCGACAAGATCATCGACCCGCTGACCGATTTGGTGCGCCGCGCGCGTGAATCCGACGACGTAGCCTTGATCTACGTCAACGACAACTACGGCGACTTCACCGCCGAGTTCGCCGACATCGTCGACTCCGCATGCCACGGGGCACGGCCCGACCTGGTGGAGCCGATCGTGCCGGCCAAGGGTAGCCGGCTAATGACCAAGGTCCGCCACAGCGCGTTCTATTCGACGTCACTGGCGTACCTACTCAATCGCCTCGGCACCGAGCGGTTGGTTCTGACCGGACAGGTCACCGAGCAGTGCATCCTCTACAGCGCACTGGATGCCTATGTGCGCCATTTTCAGGTAGTCATTCCCACGGACGCCGTCGCCCACATCGACGAAGAACTCGGCGCGGCAGCATGCAAGATGATGGAACGCAACATGTCTGCGGACCTGACGACCGCGGCAAACTGCCTCAAGTAA
- a CDS encoding glutamate-5-semialdehyde dehydrogenase: MSLQAPSRPDLRQEVHNAARRARAASRALALLPTVAKDQALQSAADAIIASTRQILAANAEDLKVARSAGTPNAMLDRLALDAKRVDGIAAGLHQVAGLPDPVGEVLRGYTLPNGLQLRQQRVPLGVIGMIYEGRPNVTVDAFGLALKSGNAVLLRGSSSAARSNQALVEALRASLVSEDLPADTVQLLSADDRCTVTHLIQARGLVDVVIPRGGASLIDAVVRDAQVPTIETGVGNCHVYVDGGADLDVAERVLLNSKTRRPSVCNAAETLLVDAAIAGTAVPRLVGVLQDAGVTVHLDAGEDDLRREYLSMDIAVAVVDGVDAAIAHINEYGTGHTEAIVTTNMAAAQRFSDGVDAAAVMVNASTSFTDGEQFGFGAEIGISTQKLHARGPMGLPELTSTKWIAWGDGQIRPA; the protein is encoded by the coding sequence ATGAGTCTGCAAGCACCATCGCGCCCTGACTTGCGTCAGGAGGTCCACAACGCCGCGCGTCGCGCCCGCGCGGCGTCCCGCGCGCTGGCGTTGTTGCCGACGGTTGCCAAGGACCAAGCGCTGCAGTCCGCGGCCGATGCGATCATCGCCAGCACCCGCCAGATCCTGGCGGCCAACGCCGAGGATCTGAAGGTCGCCCGGTCCGCCGGGACGCCGAACGCGATGCTCGACAGGTTGGCGCTGGACGCCAAGCGCGTGGACGGAATCGCCGCTGGCCTGCACCAGGTCGCGGGCCTGCCCGACCCGGTCGGCGAGGTACTGCGCGGCTACACGCTGCCCAATGGGTTGCAACTGCGCCAGCAGCGGGTTCCGCTCGGCGTGATCGGCATGATCTACGAGGGCCGGCCCAATGTCACCGTTGACGCCTTCGGGCTGGCGCTCAAGTCCGGCAATGCGGTGCTGCTGCGCGGCAGTTCGTCGGCGGCGCGATCCAACCAGGCGCTGGTCGAGGCGTTGCGGGCGTCACTGGTCAGCGAAGACTTGCCCGCCGACACGGTCCAGTTGCTCTCGGCCGACGACCGGTGCACGGTCACGCACCTGATCCAGGCGCGTGGCCTGGTCGACGTGGTGATCCCGCGCGGGGGAGCGAGCCTGATCGACGCGGTAGTCCGCGACGCCCAGGTGCCCACTATTGAGACCGGTGTGGGCAACTGTCACGTCTACGTGGACGGTGGCGCTGACCTGGATGTGGCAGAACGGGTTCTGCTGAACTCCAAGACCCGCCGGCCCAGCGTCTGCAACGCCGCCGAGACCCTGTTGGTGGACGCCGCGATCGCCGGAACCGCGGTGCCCCGGCTGGTGGGCGTCCTGCAAGATGCCGGGGTAACGGTTCATCTCGACGCGGGCGAGGACGACCTGCGTCGCGAGTACCTGTCGATGGACATCGCGGTGGCGGTGGTCGACGGCGTCGACGCCGCGATCGCCCACATCAACGAATACGGCACTGGGCACACTGAGGCCATCGTGACCACCAATATGGCTGCGGCCCAACGATTTTCCGACGGTGTCGATGCGGCCGCCGTGATGGTCAACGCATCGACGTCCTTCACCGACGGCGAGCAATTCGGCTTCGGTGCCGAGATCGGCATCTCGACGCAGAAGCTGCATGCCCGCGGTCCGATGGGCCTGCCCGAACTGACATCGACAAAATGGATCGCATGGGGTGACGGCCAGATTCGTCCGGCCTGA
- a CDS encoding mechanosensitive ion channel domain-containing protein, translating into MNTFHSSWFYWAIGVAIGFPVALILLTELHHALLRRSNRLARQVSLLRNFLLPLGALLVLLVNAAQVSAADGLVRILSTLFGFLVLVMLLSGLNATVFEGAPQGSWRKRLPTIFLDVARFALIGVGLAVILSAIWGVRVGGLFTALGVTSVVLGLMLQNSVGQIVSGLFMLFEQPFRIDDWLDASNERGRVVEVNWRAVHIQTGSGIRVVPNSMLASTSFTNLSRPPGTHKLSIKTNFAAADPPDRVCAMLTRVASELPQLKTGSVPRSVPVGNGEYATSLGLNSPAEDGAARSTFLRWIWYAARREELHLDDADDDYSTKERVEDALRTVVAPALRLSVADQQALHSSARIVLYGADEIVEYAGQVPAGMTFVIAGRVQMMATAEDGSVVPISTLEAGSFLGLTALTRQPNLASAYALEEVTALIIDRDHLEHLVMREPLLLQDFGNILEERQSKVRQAERGERVG; encoded by the coding sequence ATGAACACCTTCCATTCATCGTGGTTCTACTGGGCCATCGGCGTCGCGATCGGATTCCCCGTCGCGTTGATCCTGCTGACCGAGCTGCACCACGCACTGCTTCGCCGAAGCAATCGCCTGGCCCGCCAAGTCAGCCTGCTCCGCAACTTTTTACTGCCGCTGGGCGCACTGTTGGTGCTGCTGGTCAACGCCGCACAGGTCTCCGCCGCAGATGGCCTGGTACGCATCCTGTCGACGCTGTTCGGCTTCCTGGTGCTGGTCATGTTGCTGTCCGGGCTCAACGCAACCGTATTCGAGGGCGCGCCCCAAGGCAGCTGGCGCAAACGACTGCCCACGATTTTCCTCGACGTGGCCCGGTTCGCGCTGATCGGTGTGGGGCTGGCCGTCATCTTGTCCGCCATCTGGGGTGTCCGGGTCGGTGGTCTGTTCACCGCGTTGGGTGTGACGTCGGTCGTCCTCGGTTTGATGCTGCAAAACTCCGTCGGCCAGATCGTGTCCGGCCTGTTCATGTTGTTTGAGCAGCCCTTCCGCATCGACGATTGGCTCGATGCGTCCAACGAGCGCGGACGCGTCGTCGAGGTCAACTGGCGGGCCGTGCACATCCAAACCGGCAGCGGGATCCGGGTCGTGCCGAACTCGATGCTGGCCAGTACCTCGTTCACTAATCTCAGCCGTCCGCCCGGCACCCACAAGCTGTCGATCAAGACGAATTTTGCGGCCGCGGATCCGCCGGATCGGGTCTGCGCCATGCTGACGCGTGTCGCCAGCGAGCTGCCGCAGCTCAAGACCGGCAGCGTGCCCCGGTCGGTTCCCGTCGGCAACGGCGAGTACGCGACCAGTCTTGGGCTGAATTCGCCCGCCGAGGATGGCGCCGCGCGATCGACCTTCCTGCGCTGGATCTGGTACGCCGCCCGGCGCGAAGAACTGCACCTCGACGACGCCGACGACGACTACTCGACCAAGGAACGGGTCGAAGACGCGTTGCGAACCGTAGTGGCGCCGGCGTTGCGGCTCAGCGTCGCCGATCAGCAGGCGCTGCATTCCTCGGCGCGAATCGTCCTGTACGGCGCGGACGAAATTGTCGAGTACGCGGGGCAGGTGCCAGCGGGGATGACGTTCGTGATCGCCGGGCGGGTGCAGATGATGGCCACGGCCGAGGACGGGTCGGTCGTGCCGATCAGCACGCTGGAGGCGGGCTCCTTCCTGGGTCTGACCGCGCTCACCCGGCAACCCAACCTCGCCAGCGCGTATGCCCTGGAAGAGGTCACGGCGTTGATCATCGATCGCGACCACCTCGAGCACCTGGTCATGCGTGAACCCTTGCTGCTGCAGGACTTTGGCAACATCCTCGAAGAGCGGCAGAGCAAGGTGCGCCAAGCCGAACGTGGTGAGCGCGTCGGTTGA